In one Silene latifolia isolate original U9 population chromosome 10, ASM4854445v1, whole genome shotgun sequence genomic region, the following are encoded:
- the LOC141606780 gene encoding caffeic acid 3-O-methyltransferase-like, producing the protein MGLMSRPIKQMNHPTDEAASLAMCMASWSVPSMVFKTVLELKVLDIIQTAGPMGQLSPSEIAAQLPTQNPEAPVVLDRMLRLLASFDILTFSARVGSDGKLERLYGLGPICQFLVSNDDEVSYAAFADLMHDKIIMDTWKHLKDSVLEGGTAFNNAYGMGIFDYLGTDSRFYKVFFNGMDHHSTIVMKKILENYQGFEGVTSIVDVGGATGLTLSMIREKYPDIKAINFDLPHIIRDVPTYYPGVEYVAGDMYVSVPSADTVFMKWTFQSANDEKCIKLLKNCYAALPEEGKLIICEYVVPELPEHSPAGHNAFIFDAIMLTFPGGKARTKNEYETLGKEAGFEGFRVVSYACDTWIMEYLKKHEAAT; encoded by the exons ATGGGTCTAATGAGCCGCCCGATTAAACAAATGAACCATCCCACAGATGAGGCGGCTTCATTAGCAATGTGCATGGCCTCATGGTCCGTGCCATCTATGGTTTTCAAAACTGTACTAGAACTTAAAGTTTTAGACATAATCCAGACTGCTGGACCCATGGGTCAACTATCTCCTTCCGAGATAGCTGCCCAACTACCAACCCAGAACCCTGAGGCCCCGGTGGTCTTAGACCGCATGCTCCGTCTCCTAGCCAGCTTTGATATCTTGACTTTCTCGGCTAGGGTCGGGTCTGATGGCAAGCTTGAGCGGCTATATGGGCTTGGACCCATTTGCCAATTTTTGGTTAGCAATGATGATGAGGTCTCTTATGCTGCCTTTGCTGACCTCATGCATGATAAAATTATCATGGACACTTG GAAACATTTGAAAGATTCAGTATTAGAGGGAGGAACAGCATTTAACAATGCATATGGGATGGGAATATTTGACTATCTTGGCACAGATTCAAGATTTTACAAGGTCTTCTTCAATGGAATGGATCATCATTCTACTATTGTTATGAAGAAAATACTGGAAAATTATCAAGGATTTGAGGGCGTTACGTCAATTGTTGACGTCGGTGGTGCTACCGGACTCACCCTTAGCATGATTCGCGAAAAATACCCTGATATTAAGGCCATCAATTTCGACTTACCTCATATTATCAGAGATGTCCCGACTTATTATCCTG GGGTTGAGTATGTAGCAGGAGACATGTATGTTAGCGTTCCTAGTGCTGACACTGTTTTTATGAAG TGGACATTTCAATCAGCTAACGAtgaaaaatgcatcaaattaCTGAAGAACTGCTACGCAGCGTTACCAGAAGAAGGGAAATTAATAATTTGTGAGTATGTTGTACCGGAATTACCGGAGCATAGTCCGGCGGGTCATAACGCTTTCATTTTTGATGCAATTATGTTGACATTTCCCGGTGGAAAAGCAAGGACCAAAAATGAGTATGAGACCTTAGGGAAAGAAGCTGGATTCGAAGGTTTTCGAGTCGTTAGCTATGCTTGTGATACTTGGATTATGGAGTACCTTAAAAAGCATGAAGCAGCTACTTAA